In Camelina sativa cultivar DH55 chromosome 17, Cs, whole genome shotgun sequence, the genomic stretch TCATTTTATCGCTTCGCTTTAGCCGTTATTATAATGGGACCTATTGTGATATACTATAAGGATTTCTCTTGAAATCAATTATAACGTATAGTTTcgttatttgtatatatatttatattttattcgacTCAATATAAGTAGATCATGCGTACACGTGATGtagtaaaatttgtttaatgtatGTATTGAGCCGAAAAAAGATCATCGAAGAATTGGTTTTATCATGTCACACCTTTGAAAAGGAGTCCATGGAATCCATAAAAACTAGGTTCTACAAATTAGttatctatttatattatttcacaaaaagaaaaaagaaaaaagaaaattaaccaACATTCAACACGAGTACACATCTAGAAAATATCTTTTACggaaaacatttaaaataaatctgtctaaagtttttttttttttgaaaaagaaatctgTCTAAAGTTAGTTAATAATATATGTGCCAAAACATGTAACGTATAACGCCCACAGTTTTACCCCCATTTATAAATTGTTATTCACTTCAACTTACACCTCAACAAACTCCAGATCAAAACAAGTACTTGTTTCATAATCATTATAATCCCCTAAAAAACACCCGCAAAggttttcttctacttcttcttggATCCTTTTCTACAAACCAATGGATGTCTTTATATCGGAAGAGTATGTCAACCGCCGGAGAATGGAGAAAACAGCTGCCTCCGCTTCCGGCAAAAACATGATGTTAGGCTCTGGTTCAAGCAAGAGACCGGAGAAGAGAAATAGTAGTAATCCTCGGATGTCGGCATCTCGGCCGGATAATGAGTTTCTCGTCACCGGTGGTGCAGGTGTTTATGAGAGTTTTGTGTTCCACTGCTTCTCGCCGTGAAAACCACCAAAGCGTTCGAGTTTAAGTGTTCAAAAGCGCATATGCATGGGCAGTTATTAGTTGTAGCTCTTGTATGTGTTGGTTTTAACAATCTACTTCAAGTTAGTAcattgttaatttataaattcacaaatcacaacccTTTGAAAAGCATAAAGTCTGAATGATGGTGTGTGACTCACAACTATAGAATAGACAAATTACAgaaattagattaaaatttgtcaaataaaaattgaaatattatttaatgaCATGATTACTTTAATCATCGAAATAGCAGTatgataattataataatatataaattggtACAAACAAACGTTTAGAActacaaaattatacaattgCTTGCGAAATCAAAAAGTtcaaaccaataaataataatggaattaaagaaaaaaactctgaCCAGTGGAACAAGCTAATGACTGGCTATTTCGAATAGAACACTCCATTGTGTTTGGTGATTGCTTACTGGTTTGCATTGGTTCagtttgttttgaaaaatttggaCTAGTGTTTTGGTGAGGTGTGCCAGGCCTTCACAGTAGTGCAAGACGAAGGCGACACGTGAGAGTCCAATCAGCAAGCTGACATGGTGAACTCTCCCCcataaaaaatagagttaatatcGTGCAGGTCGATGACCCACATATCagatattaaactgataagaacagataCTACACTTGATCTTAGCCAAAAGGCCGAGAAAGGTATGATTTAAACAATCGCTCCTGAACTGCTTTTTATATCCCTCATGTGAGAGCGAGCGAATACTGAACTCTCGATGTGGGACTTTGAAAACCTCATTCGAGAGGTGTAATCAAGTATTTAAAATTCCGGCCCAATTTCAAGTATTGAGTGAGTATTTAGGTTAATTGGGCTAATTCTCAATACTAGATTCTCTAATATTTACATATCCCTTTATATAATCACAAACTATGaactaactaaaaaataaatatataaagggATATGTAAATATTAGAGAAACTAGTGCTGGAGAAATATGAGATATGATATGTGTGTGTAACtactatatatgtgtatgtCTACGAATGTAGTTAGAGGTGTCAAACGGGCCGGCCCGCGTCTATCTGGGCCGTCCGTGGCGGGCAGTTTCAATTGCTTGGACCGCGATGGGCCGGCCCGCTAAGCCCGTTGGACCGCGATGGGCCGGCCCGCTAAGCCCGCAGACATAAAAGTTATGTTCAAGCCCGCTCCGCTAAGCCCAGCGGGTTAACGGGTTGGCCCGCGgacctaaataatatattaataaaataaataaaattaataaattataattttaaaaacagttttaaataaaattaatgtttatattgatttttatatatgttttaattttttatattaaatttatttgtgttgtcacataattttaaaagatatatgtttaaaataatataaaaatagttatatatgtatattaaatatttatttttatttaatatttgaaaaccGCGGACCAATCCGCCAACCTGCAGACATAACGCGCTATAACTCGTAATCCGCTTGTGCTAGGCCCGCAAGATCCGCTTTTTAGTGGGCCTAATATTTAGTGTCCATGCTCGCCTCGCAGAAATACTATTTGGACTAGGCCCGCGGGCATAGAGCTCGCTTGACATCTCTAGATGTAGTAGTAGTACTCCATATTGGTTAGTTTTGTATATAATGATTCGTCACTAAACAACAAAACTCTTATCTCCTTCCTCGAAACACGAAAATCTTTGTATCTCAAAATATTGggattaaatcaaaatttggttgtgttatggGCTTATGGCAACATGTTTTACCCCAAATTTTATCTTCAATATTGATTTTGATCTATGACTTTAACCAACATCGTTTTGATGTGTACATAGCCACACTCTACATTAGCACCGCTAAAACGAACCAAAAAGGTTGAACCAGTGCGggcttaaacatattatatgCCCCTgggcaaataaaaaaaaaatgtccctTAACCTATAGAAAAACatactgattttttttgggtatttttagttcatataaatttttttttgcctctttctagcttacaaattttttttgtgcccccttaacttacaaagttttttttttgtgcctctttaacttataaatttttttttttgccccttTTCTTATACGTATATACCCCGTTAATTTATGTACCCGGGACGGATCTTACCAACCTAAACGGATAATTAAACATCTCTGGATGGATTTTTTTGTATACATATTTAGACCAAACCGATACTAAACCGAAAACTGAAgtattatattcaaaatatcCAAAACTCAATAAATACTTGAatcatccaaaaaaataataattataatatgtaaacataaattcaaaaatattagttttgcTTACATGcgaaataaccaaaataatcaaatagtgttatagttatatttatataaccTAAACAATCTGTTTGCAAAAACTGAACCGAAATtcattaaaactaaaaagacaattttaaatatttaatggCTAGTTGGGGGAAAAATATTCGATATGaattaaaaccctataaaaaaattttggttatcaaTTTCAATTATCTTAACTGATTTGGACCAAAAAGAAATCCTTTAACGAACAGAACATCCCAAACCGAATAAAAAACGCGGAATTCCCACACCTAACTAAGACCGAACCGGTAAAACCAACATTGGTAAGACCGAACCGGAGAAAACCAACATTGGCACAATTACAAAATGTCAAAACCTTTGCAAGACCAAAAAAGCACAGTTAAGAGTAGGCCTGGGCACTAATACCCGTTACCCGTATTCGACCCGTTACTCGGCTCTTACCCGTCCCGAAAAAAAGGGTATCCGCAGCTTTAAggtcgagtaaagggtattataattatattacccgtgagtaagggacgagtatagggtattagtttagttttcaatacccgTCCCGTTACTCGGCCCTTTACCCGTTTTGCTATCCGACCCGTAAAtacccgttaatattttgtattattattagtatttattattaatttatagagttagagttaaaacctaagttcaacttagcctaactgaattaatatattatttttattttcaaaattcgtaattttataatttttggaactatatattgcataaatttatgaatttttcattttttggatttcaa encodes the following:
- the LOC104755557 gene encoding uncharacterized protein LOC104755557 — its product is MDVFISEEYVNRRRMEKTAASASGKNMMLGSGSSKRPEKRNSSNPRMSASRPDNEFLVTGGAGVYESFVFHCFSP